A window of the Torulaspora globosa chromosome 6, complete sequence genome harbors these coding sequences:
- the POP4 gene encoding RNase P/RNase MRP complex subunit (ancestral locus Anc_1.346), which yields MDRSQLFIKEHLLTKNFKNPEKPVKENRLQETLLLLPTDGGLSSRLKRSESLLKISADNLDGKAEQHHKHRDYKRINANSKVALKNYINTNKANAQRALHIAHEKKLLERKILTEYLKNHETALWNALPHFKTFLPMHEKLWVGYMRDLLNIPAKISDSSKLTINGQAALMKLSMADYNGAFLKVASSRNRNLIGIEGIVIWDSQKNFIMVTRGKLIDELKIIPKKGTVFNFEIPVNEHDALLYTILGDRFKYRSNDRAGRKFKSRRCDDMLHYLTT from the coding sequence ATGGATAGATCCCAGCTGTTTATCAAGGAGCACCTTCTTACGAAGAACTTTAAGAATCCGGAGAAGCCCGTCAAGGAGAATCGATTACAGGAGACCTTATTACTGCTACCGACCGATGGTGGTCTCTCCAGCAGGCTAAAACGAAGTGAGAGTTTACTCAAAATATCGGCAGATAATCTGGATGGCAAGGCAGAGCAACATCATAAGCATAGGGATTACAAAAGGATTAATGCAAACTCTAAGGTTGCACTCAAGAACTACATTAACACGAACAAGGCGAATGCCCAAAGAGCTCTTCATATTGCTcatgagaagaagttgcTAGAAAGGAAAATCCTCACTGAATATTTAAAAAACCACGAAACTGCACTGTGGAACGCGCTTCCACATTTTAAAACGTTCTTGCCAATGCATGAGAAGCTTTGGGTCGGGTACATGAGAGATCTTCTGAATATACCAGCGAAAATCTCCGactcttcaaagctgaCTATCAATGGCCAGGCAGCCTTGATGAAACTCTCCATGGCCGACTACAATGGTGCCTTCCTGAAGGTTGCCAGCAGCCGGAACAGAAATCTTATAGGAATAGAAGGAATTGTGATATGGGATAGTCAGAAGAATTTCATTATGGTGACCCGTGGGAAACTGATTGACGAGCTCAAGATAATTCCAAAGAAGGGCACAGTATTCAATTTCGAGATTCCTGTGAATGAGCATGATGCTCTATTATACACAATACTGGGTGACAGGTTTAAATACAGAAGCAATGACCGGGCTGgcagaaagttcaagagtCGTCGATGCGATGACATGCTGCATTATTTAACTACATAG
- the MIC12 gene encoding Mic12p (ancestral locus Anc_1.340) — protein MSKLLKLGSITLVSTALATSYYFYAVDRDGYHYNRSVWKKVSDRTRGLLDRKQDLERSSPHTTELREVIQRPVSETFKDLWNEQVREIVRWVYSLGN, from the coding sequence ATGAGtaagcttttgaaattggGCTCAATCACGTTGGTTTCGACTGCTTTGGCGACTTCGTACTACTTCTATGCTGTCGACAGGGACGGGTACCACTACAATCGTTCCGTGTGGAAGAAAGTGAGCGACAGGACGAGGGGCCTTCTGGATAGGAAGCAAGATCTGGAGCGCAGCAGTCCCCATACCACTGAACTACGGGAGGTGATTCAAAGACCTGTCTCCGAGACATTCAAAGACCTGTGGAACGAGCAGGTCAGAGAAATTGTCAGGTGGGTATACTCGCTGGGCAATTGA
- the TAE1 gene encoding N-terminal protein methyltransferase (ancestral locus Anc_1.341), producing MGMESQEGGRPDSLIDYGDAIDYWTAVPATVDGVLGGYGEGTVVPTMDVLGSNHFLRKLKSRMVVEPGFRKIGADIGAGIGRVTKDMLSKHCDVVDLLEPVTPFVEQMRSELQELKDQGKIGEIYAIGMQDWEPQEGKYWLIWCQWCVGHLPDDELVKFFERCKRALQPNGTIIVKENNTPTNNDDFDPQDSSVTRSDAKFKELFESADLKLIATDRQKGLPKELYPVRMYALKPKTT from the coding sequence ATGGGCATGGAATCTCAAGAAGGTGGAAGACCGGACTCGCTCATCGACTACGGTGATGCTATAGACTACTGGACCGCGGTGCCAGCGACTGTGGATGGTGTTCTAGGCGGATACGGCGAGGGAACGGTTGTTCCCACGATGGATGTGCTGGGATCGAACCATTTTCTGCGTAAACTGAAGTCAAGAATGGTAGTAGAGCCGGGTTTCAGGAAGATCGGTGCTGACATTGGGGCTGGCATCGGCCGTGTGACCAAGGACATGCTGTCGAAACATTGTGATGTGgttgatctgctcgaaCCCGTCACGCCGTTTGTCGAGCAGATGCGCTCCGAATTGCAGGAGCTGAAGGACCAGGGAAAGATCGGTGAGATATACGCCATCGGCATGCAGGACTGGGAGCCGCAGGAGGGCAAGTACTGGCTTATCTGGTGTCAATGGTGCGTCGGCCATCTGCCGGACGATGAACTggtcaagttcttcgaaAGATGCAAGAGGGCATTGCAGCCAAACGGCACGATTATCGTGAAAGAAAATAACACGCCTACCAACAACGACGATTTCGATCCACAGGACTCCTCAGTGACGCGATCGGATGCCAAGTTTAAGGAGCTTTTTGAGAGCGCTGACCTGAAGCTAATAGCCACGGACAGACAGAAAGGCTTACCAAAAGAACTCTATCCAGTGAGAATGTACGCCTTGAAGCCCAAGACTACGTAG
- the SHG1 gene encoding Shg1p (ancestral locus Anc_1.345) yields MAMNSNIDEAKKLADEFKREGYFDKLKQKILSQELNNGEAETTIEQIIRHKVDTIVKGMVADDENLVFKNRGSTSALIESQLFKDNYKKLSEGNGALNVDEYIQEQLNDKLLRSHIKEKLEALANNNESNE; encoded by the coding sequence ATGGCAATGAATTCGAACATTGAtgaagccaagaagcttgctgatgagTTTAAGAGGGAGGGCTATTTTGAtaagctgaagcagaagattcTTTCCCAAGAACTGAATAACGGCGAAGCTGAGACTACAATAGAGCAAATCATCAGGCATAAAGTTGATACAATTGTGAAAGGCATGGTTGCAGATGATGAGAACCTTGTATTCAAGAATAGGGGATCCACAAGTGCACTTATCGAGTCTCAGTTATTTAAAGACAACTACAAGAAGCTCTCCGAAGGCAATGGCGCCTTGAATGTGGACGAATATATCCAAGAACAACTCAATGATAAACTCCTGCGATCCcacatcaaagaaaagctggaagcCTTAGCCAATAATAATGAGTCGAATGAATAA
- the RGD1 gene encoding GTPase-activating protein RGD1 (ancestral locus Anc_1.342), whose translation MNRSSDLQEQIQMPTEALNEVVQATPDQNDNGTGPIEPKSLDQMLESPEIKKVMDSDVAINALLSRLKQSLLTCEEFTKFIRKKHVYEEEHVEELAKQFKHFFVDTSGGSSLKKKIHEVLEFDGKLAHVKRSYVLALGKMYEEMSALLFTMTKMRKSVKENSRRLEKEVSDAIHSAEKAQSRYNSLCQDWDKLRMADPTKTKLTLRGSKTTKEQEEDLLRKIDNADMEYKQKVDHSDSLRNVFITKERPKIVSELKDLILEIDTAMSIQLQKYTIWTENLILNSGVTVTPFEASKSMKAVASSVTNEVDLYNFLKRYNSSGKNGLSVNRNLIPVKYKKHPSMSKGVNDSKKVTRSGPTFAVNPAKNSIPKRIISTHNDSPFTPSSSIVPVGTASTPSAFKASNTNFRGSFDSSTQRSNIDSQPHIANEQHVSAPNTDTTNGSRIKTLDPGNRLPSLSTTVSMATAESDRPLSHIQTSNTMPPGTQNNFKTFGVPLEGLVEFEQDMVPAIVRQCIYVVDKYGLDLEGIYRKSANVLDVSKLKEDIDRDPSNVAMISPPKNYSETDIYLVGSLLKAFFAALPSSLLPVEIVPDIKTCLAISDEKTRKNYMHGLIYKLPDAQYWTLRALLFHLKRVAEHEPKNRMNLKALNIIWGPTIIPPDNDEPNNVNFQIGAMEVLLDVADQAFEAD comes from the coding sequence ATGAATCGATCGTCTGATCTGCAAGAGCAAATACAAATGCCAACAGAGGCTCTTAACGAGGTTGTACAAGCCACTCCTGATCAAAACGATAATGGTACGGGACCGATTGAACCAAAATCGCTGGACCAGATGTTAGAAAGTCCGGAAATCAAAAAGGTTATGGATTCTGATGTGGCTATAAACGCGCTGCTGTCTAGGTTGAAACAATCGCTACTGACTTGCGAGGAGTTTACCAAGTTTATTCGTAAGAAGCATGTCTACGAAGAGGAGCATGTGGAGGAACTGGCCAAGCAGTTCAAGCATTTTTTTGTGGATACGTCTGGAGGGtcttcgttgaagaagaagattcaCGAAGTTTTGGAGTTTGATGGGAAGCTCGCTCACGTCAAGCGCAGTTATGTCTTAGCATTGGGGAAGATGTATGAAGAAATGAGCGCTTTATTATTTACTATGACAAAAATGAGAAAATCTGTAAAGGAAAATAGTAGGCGACTCGAGAAAGAGGTCTCGGATGCGATTCATAGTGCTGAAAAGGCCCAAAGTCGTTACAACTCACTATGCCAAGATTGGGACAAGCTAAGGATGGCAGACCCGACAAAGACGAAACTTACACTTAGAGGCTCCAAGACGACAAAGGAGCAAGAGGAGGATCTTCTGAGGAAGATCGATAATGCAGACATGGAGTACAAACAGAAAGTCGATCATTCTGATTCCCTGAGAAACGTTTTCATCACAAAGGAAAGACCAAAGATCGTTTCCGAGCTGAAGGATTTGATTCTTGAGATTGACACTGCTATGTCGATCCAGTTACAGAAATACACGATCTGGACGGAGAATTTGATTCTCAACAGCGGCGTGACAGTGACTCCTTTCGAAGCTTCGAAATCGATGAAAGCCGTTGCATCATCTGTGACCAACGAAGTCGATTTGTACAATTTTCTCAAACGATATAACAGTTCTGGAAAGAATGGACTGTCGGTGAATAGGAATTTGATTCCTGTGAAGTACAAGAAGCATCCCTCCATGAGTAAGGGCGTTAATGACAGCAAGAAGGTCACACGTAGTGGCCCCACTTTTGCTGTCAACCCTGCCAAGAATTCGATTCCAAAGAGAATTATATCCACACATAACGATTCGCCTTTCACTCCTTCGTCGTCAATTGTCCCTGTTGGCACTGCTTCAACCCCATCCGCTTTCAAAGCCTCAAACACTAATTTCAGAGGATCTTTTGATTCATCCACGCAAAGGTCTAATATTGATTCACAACCGCATATCGCTAACGAACAGCACGTATCCGCACCAAACACTGACACGACTAATGGCTCCCGGATCAAAACCTTGGACCCAGGGAATAGGCTTCCTAGTCTGTCCACCACAGTTTCCATGGCCACAGCCGAATCTGACAGGCCTCTATCGCATATACAAACAAGCAACACCATGCCGCCCGGTACTCAGAATAACTTCAAAACATTTGGTGTTCCGCTGGAAGGTTTGGTCGAGTTTGAGCAAGACATGGTGCCTGCAATAGTGCGACAATGCATTTATGTTGTTGACAAGTATGGTCTGGATCTGGAAGGCATATACAGAAAGTCTGCTaatgttcttgatgttAGCAAACTGAAAGAAGACATCGACAGAGATCCTTCGAATGTTGCCATGATTTCGCCACCTAAAAACTACAGCGAGACCGATATATACCTAGTGGGATCTCTTCTCAAAGCCTTTTTTGCGGCCCTGCCCAGTTCGCTACTGCCAGTGGAAATCGTTCCCGATATCAAGACCTGCTTAGCAATCTCAGATGAGAAGACAAGGAAGAATTACATGCATGGGCTGATCTATAAACTACCTGATGCACAATACTGGACATTAAGAGCTTTGCTTTTCCATTTGAAGCGCGTGGCAGAGCATGAGCCCAAAAATAGGATGAATTTGAAGGCCCTGAATATCATTTGGGGACCTACTATCATACCGCCTGATAATGATGAGCCGAATAATGTCAATTTCCAGATAGGTGCAATGGAggttcttcttgatgttgCAGACCAAGCGTTTGAAGCCGATTAG
- the RTT101 gene encoding cullin RTT101 (ancestral locus Anc_1.343), which produces MFPDEQAQDDPLKQFLTEQVDKALEGAFELFDLKTLSVKDASAEERYFKAFHEHIELTIGELCKTSVLSLKINYRGGNYNSLASESRRLHLIWEALRHKVESRIKFLVDNYLKGADVSPQRYLSLVESWAYVLTNCRNFVTRILPSLQYMTVNYPSVTKEATRKLQIFDYFMIYFMNLLKDKLAEDFETFLEAFLSEQRSRSSLDMKYLNCEMPLSLMFRYKISVGHTSALHVRSFYLRSVELYAAETLHIPVNMHYRENLTKILVRNAIITGSISASLVTQSNDIILQHTIMNKNTTRKLLELLKDNTEIVTSSGADSPASQLFGVILMSYGSRSMMDELWSIFKTVISITLKSVESSPTSEKQLLDACKLLVIANQSKYLEKLAHDEVIKNLKGTIGIMERYLKVCESAIRKFNQVTVDGTSEPSNSGSLALNLPLIMKLPSSFLKIYSRSLFRRCIVHGLPAIETLTCPSSFEYHLFSLFEREYGASPEYDGLHTLKSELLRSAQIARNFNQTQAVPLLNPLVFERKSVPSVIHENLVDDLILPPEMRHWWTRFQRFYYLIDAKAPHKKLQLIDSLQHCEVQTQIQLANGAELILDLTLYQTCILTLFNDNDALSLEEMSTRSNISIDLLSEVVESFTRIGLFTSQNSLIILNENFSPDERKIKNGKLRVTMTTRGKSSKEGSAEIVQHMEGLSSHWKQEMIKACIVRSLKGEKSGLKFDSIYAKVESQMFGISIGEFKDALERTVLENSITHWRGLYKY; this is translated from the coding sequence ATGTTTCCCGATGAGCAGGCGCAGGATGATCCCCTGAAGCAGTTTCTTACTGAGCAAGTGGATAAGGCATTGGAAGGAGCTTTCGAGCTATTCGACCTTAAGACTTTGAGCGTCAAAGACGCTTCTGCAGAAGAGAGATATTTCAAGGCATTTCATGAACATATCGAGCTGACGATTGGAGAACTATGCAAGACCAGCGTCCTCAGTCTAAAGATCAACTATCGAGGAGGGAATTACAACTCACTTGCAAGCGAATCTAGAAGATTACATCTCATATGGGAAGCACTACGACATAAGGTGGAAAGTCGCATAAAATTTTTGGTGGATAACTACTTGAAAGGTGCAGATGTATCCCCGCAGCGATATCTAAGCCTAGTGGAGAGCTGGGCCTATGTTTTAACCAACTGTCGAAACTTCGTGACAAGAATTTTACCCAGTCTTCAGTATATGACTGTGAATTATCCCTCTGTCACCAAGGAAGCTACAAGGAAATTACAGATTTTTGACTACTTTATGATATACTTCATGAATCTGCTAAAAGATAAGCTGGCGGAGGATTTTGAGACTTTTCTCGAGGCTTTCCTCTCAGAACAGCGTTCTCGTAGCTCATTAGATATGAAGTATTTGAATTGCGAGATGCCTTTATCTTTGATGTTCAGATACAAGATCTCAGTTGGCCATACGTCTGCCTTGCATGTAAGGAGCTTCTACCTGCGAAGTGTGGAATTATATGCCGCCGAAACGCTTCACATACCCGTCAATATGCATTATCGTGAGAACTTAACTAAGATATTGGTCCGTAATGCAATAATAACTGGATCAATATCTGCTTCTTTAGTGACACAAAGCAATGACATCATCCTACAGCACACAATAATGAATAAAAACACAACACGCAAATTACTCGAACTTCTAAAAGATAATACTGAAATTGTGACATCAAGCGGTGCGGACTCTCCTGCAAGCCAGCTCTTTGGCGTCATATTGATGTCTTACGGTTCCCGGTCTATGATGGATGAACTCTGGAGCATTTTCAAAACGGTAATATCTATAACGTTGAAAAGTGTTGAGAGTTCTCCTACGAGTGAAAAGCAATTGCTGGATGCCTGTAAGCTTCTGGTAATCGCCAACCAATCGAAATATTTGGAAAAGCTAGCGCACGACGAAGTTATAAAGAATTTGAAAGGTACAATCGGCATCATGGAGCGATATTTGAAAGTTTGCGAATCGGCAATTCGGAAGTTTAACCAAGTAACCGTTGACGGAACTTCAGAACCGTCTAACAGTGGATCTCTGGCCCTTAATTTACCGCTCATCATGAAACTACCTTCTTCCTTTCTCAAGATATACTCTCGATCTTTATTCCGAAGATGTATTGTACATGGCCTTCCTGCCATTGAGACATTGACATGCCCCAGCTCTTTTGAGTACCATCTGTTCTCCTTATTCGAGAGAGAATACGGCGCGAGTCCTGAGTATGATGGTCTACACACGTTGAAATCTGAGCTTCTTAGATCCGCTCAAATCGCCCGTAATTTCAATCAAACGCAGGCTGTTCCTCTCCTTAACCCGCTAGTATTCGAAAGGAAAAGTGTTCCATCAGTAATTCACGAGAATCTTGTGGATGATCTAATATTGCCGCCTGAAATGAGACATTGGTGGACTAGATTTCAAAGGTTTTACTATCTTATTGATGCCAAAGCGCCTCACAAAAAACTGCAATTGATTGATTCTCTCCAACATTGTGAAGTTCAAACGCAAATCCAACTAGCAAACGGGGCCGAGCTGATTCTGGATCTCACACTGTATCAAACATGCATTCTTACACTTTTCAATGATAATGATGCCTTAAGCCTTGAGGAAATGTCCACTAGATCGAACATTTCGATTGATCTTTTGAGTGAGGTTGTAGAATCATTCACCAGAATCGGTCTCTTTACGTCACAGAACAGCTTGATAATATTAAATGAGAACTTCAGTCCTGATGAGAGGAAGATTAAAAACGGCAAGCTCCGTGTTACCATGACGACGAGAGGTAAGTCTTCGAAAGaaggatctgctgaaatCGTCCAACATATGGAGGGCCTTAGCTCACATTGGAAACAGGAAATGATAAAAGCATGCATAGTCAGGTCATTAAAGGGAGAGAAGTCCGGCTTGAAATTCGATTCGATTTATGCGAAAGTCGAATCGCAAATGTTCGGAATTAGCATCGGTGAATTCAAAGACGCCTTGGAAAGAAcagttttggaaaattcAATAACGCATTGGAGAGGTTTATACAAATATTGA
- the SHM1 gene encoding glycine hydroxymethyltransferase SHM1 (ancestral locus Anc_1.339): MLSRFAASNGRSVASGVRLLSSASRLKAALGTKNQVLLSKHVEDVDPEMFKILEGERSRQKHSITLIPSENFTSKSVMDLLGSEMQNKYSEGYPGERYYGGNQFIDKAESLCQKRALEVFGLDPEKWGVNVQALSGAPANLYTYSAVMETGDRLMGLDLPHGGHLSHGYQLASGTKISYVSKYFQTMPYHVDPSTGLIDYDALSMTSKLFRPRVIVAGTSAYSRILDYKRFRQIADGCGAYLMSDMAHISGLVAAGVTPSPFEFSDIVTTTTHKSLRGPRGAMIFFRKGVRKVTKKGKTVMYDLEKKINFSVFPGHQGGPHNHTISALAVALKQALTPEFKEYQQQVVDNARVFGEELMKRGFKLVSGGTDNHLILIDLSNHGIDGARLETILEKLNIAANKNTIPGDKSALFPSGLRVGTPAMTTRGFKTEEFAKVAEFIDTAVKMAIGLKSQESPDCEDVRSKLANFKQLCEESEQVQNLANEVAAWVGKYPVPGEL; encoded by the coding sequence ATGCTTTCCAGGTTTGCTGCTTCAAACGGTCGTTCTGTTGCTTCTGGTGTTCGACTCTTATCCAGCGCTTCCAGACTAAAAGCTGCTCTTGGTACAAAGAACCAGGTGCTATTATCCAAACATGTCGAAGATGTGGATCCAGAGATGTTCAAGATCCTAGAGGGCGAGCGTTCAAGACAGAAACATTCGATCACTTTGATTCCATCCGAAAACTTTACTTCCAAGTCCGTCATGGACCTTTTGGGCTCTGAAATGCAGAACAAGTACTCCGAGGGATACCCGGGTGAGCGTTACTACGGTGGTAATCAGTTTATTGATAAGGCGGAGTCGCTATGCCAGAAGAGAGCGTTGGAAGTTTTCGGCTTGGACCCAGAGAAGTGGGGTGTCAATGTGCAGGCCTTGAGTGGGGCGCCGGCCAACTTGTACACTTACTCGGCTGTTATGGAGACTGGGGACCGCCTGATGGGGTTGGATCTACCGCACGGTGGCCACCTGTCGCATGGTTATCAATTGGCTTCTGGAACGAAGATCTCGTACGTGTCGAAGTATTTCCAAACAATGCCATACCATGTCGACCCTTCCACTGGTTTGATCGACTACGACGCTTTGAGCATGACTTCTAAGTTGTTTAGACCGAGAGTCATTGTTGCAGGAACCTCCGCTTACTCCAGAATACTAGATTACAAACGCTTCCGTCAAATTGCAGACGGTTGTGGCGCTTATTTGATGAGCGACATGGCCCACATCTCAGGTCTGGTCGCTGCCGGAGTGACGCCATCGCCATTTGAGTTCTCTGACATTGTCACTACCACGACACACAAATCACTGAGAGGTCCAAGAGGCGCtatgatcttcttcagaaagGGTGTTAGAAAGGTTACGAAGAAGGGTAAAACTGTTATGTAtgatttggagaaaaagaTTAACTTCTCAGTTTTCCCAGGTCATCAAGGTGGTCCTCACAACCATACCATCTCGGCGCTGGCTGTGGCTTTGAAGCAAGCCTTGACTCCTGAATTCAAGGAGTATCAACAGCAAGTGGTCGACAACGCTCGCGTCTTTGGTGAAGAATTGATGAAACGCGGCTTCAAATTAGTTTCCGGTGGTACCGACAACcatttgatcttgatcGACTTGTCCAACCACGGCATTGACGGTGCTCGTTTGGAGACCattcttgagaaattgaacaTAGCAGCCAACAAAAACACTATTCCCGGTGACAAGTCAGCATTGTTCCCATCCGGTTTGAGAGTCGGTACCCCTGCAATGACTACAAGAGGATTCAAAACCGAAGAGTTCGCCAAAGTCGCAGAGTTCATCGATACCGCCGTAAAGATGGCAATTGGCTTGAAATCTCAGGAATCCCCAGATTGTGAGGACGTCAGATCCAAACTGGCTAATTTCAAACAGCTTTGTGAAGAGTCTGAGCAAGTTCAAAATTTGGCTAATGAAGTCGCTGCATGGGTTGGAAAATACCCAGTTCCTGGTGAACTATAG
- a CDS encoding uncharacterized protein (ancestral locus Anc_1.344), which yields MLDLNEALIQYRERLRRLLYDKNCYCEREGHEVHRLAQFIISRSTKTLGARLEWFGSVVREEFLLYSKLLVEERSAERQPWEDIATKLSNYNIRFHSICDHIREIDRSIGYKFSKSLEFLLKHLMVRSLVEEKQELLECFKSACKCYVFNSEDCSSQISLIYRSVRDFAVAINLSGDHESTFDHQALESFTNAALECFKEYLLSEHHFSDIYKAWIRVSELNESIGYHDGHLSGIKLLFDENACHLMKSLEGILLSNDDLDALLSLRKDEEWFLELQGAYVKYREVKFSDDFERLLRSILLLNYADHCIDVPRLRNEFINGVKDVPRFHTTLINFLDISFKRNYNIIRKTVEEKPNDAQLLWALAASMLVERYTPNPQAFLQRYLKESLVPQLLMLHAKFPRYYNHKNCLQRLWIETLRERSLMEVEPYFSVIDEVLRSVKPDQTVHGSHVKLARLYISESVRSRVFADHKCDDTPIWPSLRLKNQWDEEVQRFAKEKKSLKGLFSLHTITMKSPFRLPSGQCLNILTNLTTASIISLFNNFESLNASDICRLLNTDQTADVVNSLEKLEQCGIVKQETAKIYTINEQYKAPALAAKSGVIRCI from the coding sequence ATGCTTGATTTGAATGAAGCATTGATTCAATACCGGGAGCGGTTACGTAGATTATTGTATGACAAGAACTGTTACTGTGAAAGAGAGGGACATGAAGTTCACCGGTTGGCTCAGTTCATAATCAGCAGGTCGACCAAGACATTAGGTGCAAGACTTGAATGGTTTGGTTCAGTGGTGCGGGAGGAGTTTCTGCTCTACAGTAAGCTActggttgaagaaagaagtgCTGAGCGACAACCATGGGAAGATATCGCCACAAAGCTTAGCAATTACAACATAAGGTTCCATAGCATCTGCGATCACATCAGGGAGATCGATAGAAGCATCGGCTACAAGTTCAGCAAGTCGCTTGAGTTTTTACTAAAGCATCTGATGGTGCGGTCGCTAGTTGAAGAGAAACAAGAGCTATTGGAATGCTTCAAATCAGCATGCAAATGTTACGTGTTCAACTCCGAGGATTGCAGTTCTCAGATAAGTCTCATTTATCGCTCTGTCAGAGATTTTGCTGTAGCTATTAACTTGAGTGGTGACCACGAGTCCACGTTCGACCATCAGGCTTTGGAGAGCTTTACAAATGCGGCTCTTGAGTGTTTTAAGGAGTATCTACTTTCAGAGCACCATTTCTCCGATATCTACAAAGCTTGGATCAGGGTTTCGGAATTAAATGAGTCAATCGGCTATCATGATGGCCATCTTTCTGGTATTAAATTGCTCTTCGATGAGAACGCTTGTCATCTAATGAAGAGTTTGGAAGGGATATTGCTCAGCAATGATGATTTAGATGCTTTACTCTCCCTAAggaaagatgaagagtgGTTCCTGGAGCTCCAAGGTGCGTACGTCAAATACAGAGAAGTGAAGTTCTCTGACGACTTCGAGCGACTGCTTCGCTCGATATTGCTCCTGAATTACGCTGACCATTGCATTGATGTGCCTAGACTTCGAAACGAATTCATTAACGGCGTGAAAGACGTGCCAAGGTTTCATACTACattgatcaatttcctggatatttctttcaaaagaaaCTACAATATAATCAGGAaaactgttgaagagaagcCAAACGACGCCCAGCTTCTCTGGGCGTTGGCGGCTTCAATGCTTGTCGAAAGGTACACTCCGAATCCTCAAGCGTTTTTGCAAAGATATCTCAAAGAGAGCTTAGTTCCTCAACTTCTGATGCTTCATGCAAAATTCCCTAGGTATTATAACCACAAGAATTGCTTGCAACGTCTCTGGATCGAAACACTACGGGAAAGGAGTTTGATGGAGGTTGAGCCGTACTTTTCGGTGATTGATGAGGTCCTTAGATCAGTTAAGCCCGATCAAACGGTACATGGCTCTCATGTCAAGTTGGCTAGGCTTTACATATCGGAAAGCGTGCGCTCAAGGGTATTTGCCGATCACAAATGCGACGATACTCCAATCTGGCCCTCACTCCGATTGAAGAATCAGTgggatgaagaagttcaacGATTCgccaaggagaagaaaagtttgaaagGTCTATTCAGTCTACACACAATTACCATGAAATCCCCGTTTCGCCTGCCGAGCGGTCAGTGCCTAAACATTCTGACCAATCTTACTACGGCAAGCATCATCAGCCTGTTTAACAATTTCGAAAGTCTCAACGCCAGCGACATATGTAGGCTGCTGAATACCGATCAAACGGCAGACGTTGTCAACagtcttgaaaagcttgagcAATGCGGTATTGTGAAGCAAGAGACGGCCAAGATTTACACGATAAACGAGCAATATAAAGCTCCGGCTCTAGCGGCTAAATCTGGAGTAATAAGATGCATATGA